CTTATTGCACTTTTCATAAGAATAACAACTCTTGAAACTTTAAGTCCTCCTGCTGTTGAACCTGCACATCCTCCCATAAACATAAGGAAAAGAAGAATAACTTTTGAGAAAAGAGGCCATTTGTCAAAGTCTGCAGTAGAATATCCTGTTGTTGAAACAATAGATGCAACAGTGAAGAAAACATCTCTTACAAGACGGAAAACACTGTCGTACATTGAATGAATATTTATACATATAAATAAAACAGAACAGAAAACTATTGAGAAAAACCATTTCATCTCTTCACTTTTAAAAAATTGTTTTATATTTCCCAGAAGAAGAATGTAATAAAGGTTAAAGTTAAGACTGAATAAAAGCATTCCTATTCCAATAGTATAATCTATTACAGAGCTGTTATAATAAGCAATACTTGTATTTTTTATTCCAAATCCTCCAGTTCCTGCTGTTCCAAAAGCATGAAGAACAGAATCAAATACAGGCATTCCTTCAAGAGCAAGAACCACAGTAAGAAGAACTGTCATTAAAATATAGATAATATATAAAATTCTTGAGTTATAACTCATTTTTGCAACAAACTTACCAAATGTAGGGCCGGGAACTTCAGCTTTCATAAGATGAAGTGATTGATTATTACTTTTTGGAATAATAGCCAGAGCCAAAACCAGAACTCCCATACCTCCCACAAGATGTGTGAAACTTCTCCAGAAAAGAAGTGATCTTGGAAGAGCCTCAACATTTGTAAGAATACTTGCCCCTGTTGTTGTAAATCCACTTACTGTTTCAAAATAAGCATCTATAAAAGATGGAATAAACCCTGAAAATACAAAGGGCATAGCTCCAAAGAAAGAAAGAAATATCCATGAAAGAGAAACACTTACAAGCCCCTCTTTTGCAAACATTTTCTGACTTTTTGGAAGTTTTCTTGAAAGAGCAAATCCTGCAGTAAGCAGAAGTATTATTGTGTAAAAATAAGCTTTGTGCATAGACATATCTTCTTTAAAATAAAAGCTTACAAAAAGAGGAAGACAGATAAATCCAGCTTCAAGCTTTAAGATATATCCAATGATATACTTTATCATCTGAGTATTCATATTTATATCTCCTTATTGAAGAAATCAAAATTTATAATCTGGTCAATATCGTCAAGATACTGCTGAGTAGTTATAATAATAACAGTGTCATAAGGTTTTATTACATCAAGCCCTCCAGGCATAATAAGTTTTCCTTCTCTTATTATATAAGGAATAAGAACATTTTCTTTTATATGAAGGTCTTTTAAAGGAATACCTGCAACACGGCTGTATTCTCCCACAGAAAATTCTATAGCTTCAACCCTGTTGTCAGCAAGTCTGTAAAGGTTCTGAATATTGTTTTCTCCTTGAGCACCAGCAAAAGATCTTACAATTTTTACAATATAGTCTGCAATGATTTTTTTAGGTGTAAGTATAGATTGAAGCCCTACAAAATCAAGAACATTTAAAAGAGAAGTACTGTTGATTTTTGTTATAGTTTTTTTGATTCC
This DNA window, taken from Fusobacterium perfoetens, encodes the following:
- a CDS encoding TrkH family potassium uptake protein produces the protein MNTQMIKYIIGYILKLEAGFICLPLFVSFYFKEDMSMHKAYFYTIILLLTAGFALSRKLPKSQKMFAKEGLVSVSLSWIFLSFFGAMPFVFSGFIPSFIDAYFETVSGFTTTGASILTNVEALPRSLLFWRSFTHLVGGMGVLVLALAIIPKSNNQSLHLMKAEVPGPTFGKFVAKMSYNSRILYIIYILMTVLLTVVLALEGMPVFDSVLHAFGTAGTGGFGIKNTSIAYYNSSVIDYTIGIGMLLFSLNFNLYYILLLGNIKQFFKSEEMKWFFSIVFCSVLFICINIHSMYDSVFRLVRDVFFTVASIVSTTGYSTADFDKWPLFSKVILLFLMFMGGCAGSTAGGLKVSRVVILMKSAIREFKKLGNINRIVSLKMEEKPVTKDLMEGISSYLIVYIGVFVIILLGISVSIPDLASAFSAVAATFNNIGPGFEVVGPTQNYSTLTDINKIILSFSMLLGRLEIFPVLILFSPELYKKWHKRNPLKK